A single genomic interval of Musa acuminata AAA Group cultivar baxijiao chromosome BXJ3-4, Cavendish_Baxijiao_AAA, whole genome shotgun sequence harbors:
- the LOC103981698 gene encoding mitogen-activated protein kinase kinase kinase 18-like, with translation MAISQWCRLRTIGHGSTATVSLAMTYPSGHLFSVKSSELSLSALVRREQAILSSLHHPNIVSCLGFNVAAEAPHGRVFYHLFLEYAPGGSLSDCMKKHGGLLEEAVIRSYTHDILHGLAHLHAMFVAHCDVKSQNVLIWPEGRAKIADLGCARSAAGDDDARWPIMGTPMFMAPEVARGEEQGAPADIWSLGCTVIEMATGRPPWPDAVDPVAALHRVGFSSDVPNRPGWLSEPGKDFLDKCLRRDPRERWTAEQLLEHPFVAKTSPADCCFLESSSNQVVVSPKSTLEQGLWDPVAEEEEGEEVARRSDSLAARMLQLAGDGFPAIDWRWDDNWITVRSSEEESAYATVHDDDELNTNSIIDHITSEAKHGVPESNHSRGRSLPRPLVSLNTEPHGRREPASASATAPASDSSHRDILLEEIRFLKEERSSLQHDLFDAREKLAAVESEHVAKIKDLNSSAKHPEEAVTALEKKAKDAAEEHKRNVEEQFSAVGTAIARFVQLTIELKSDADRSARFPTLGAIGFAGVAAAMMLLRNLVRRR, from the exons ATGGCTATTAGCCAGTGGTGTCGCCTCCGGACCATCGGCCACGGCTCCACCGCCACCGTCTCCCTCGCCATGACCTACCCCTCCGGACACCTTTTCTCCGTCAAGTCCTCCGAGCTCTCTCTCTCCGCTCTCGTGAGGAGAGAGCAGGCCATTCTCTCTTCTTTGCACCACCCCAACATCGTCTCCTGCCTCGGTTTCAACGTCGCCGCCGAAGCTCCTCACGGCCGTGTCTTCTACCACCTCTTTTTGGAGTACGCTCCCGGGGGTTCGCTCTCGGATTGTATGAAGAAGCACGGCGGCCTCCTGGAAGAGGCCGTGATCCGGTCCTACACGCACGACATCCTTCATGGCCTCGCTCACCTCCACGCCATGTTCGTGGCGCATTGCGACGTCAAGAGCCAGAACGTCCTGATATGGCCGGAGGGGCGCGCCAAGATCGCGGATCTCGGTTGCGCGCGGTCGGCCGCGGGCGACGACGATGCCCGGTGGCCGATCATGGGCACGCCAATGTTCATGGCGCCGGAGGTGGCGCGCGGGGAGGAGCAGGGCGCCCCGGCCGATATATGGTCGCTCGGGTGCACGGTCATCGAAATGGCCACTGGTCGACCGCCTTGGCCTGACGCCGTCGACCCGGTCGCAGCCTTGCACCGCGTTGGATTCTCCTCCGACGTCCCGAACCGCCCCGGCTGGTTGTCGGAACCCGGCAAGGACTTCTTGGACAAGTGCTTGCGGAGAGACCCGAGAGAGCGGTGGACGGCGGAGCAGTTGCTGGAGCACCCGTTCGTGGCGAAGACGAGTCCAGCGGACTGTTGCTTCCTGGAGAGCAGTTCGAATCAGGTGGTGGTCTCCCCAAAGAGCACGCTGGAGCAGGGTTTATGGGACCCTgtagcagaggaggaagaaggagaagaggtggCACGTCGATCCGACAGCCTGGCGGCGAGGATGCTGCAATTGGCAGGTGACGGCTTTCCGGCCATCGATTGGAGGTGGGACGACAACTGGATCACAGTTAGGAGCAGCGAAGAGGAATCTGCATATGCTACAGTACATGATGACGATGAACTCAACACCAACAGCATAATCGATCACATTACTTCAGAGGCAAAGCATGGTGTTCCAGAAT CTAACCATTCGCGGGGGCGTTCCCTCCCTCGGCCTCTCGTCTCTCTCAACACCGAACCCCATGGCCGACGAGaacccgcctccgcctccgccaccgCTCCCGCCTCCGATTCCAGCCACCGCGATATTCTCCTCGAGGAGATCCGATTCCTGAAGGAAGAGCGGTCCTCCCTGCAACACGACCTCTTCGACGCCCGCGAGAAGCTCGCCGCCGTCGAGTCGGAGCACGTGGCCAAGATCAAGGATCTGAACTCCTCCGCCAAGCATCCCGAGGAGGCGGTCACCGCCCTGGAGAAGAAGGCGAAGGATGCGGCGGAGGAGCACAAGAGGAACGTGGAGGAGCAGTTCTCTGCCGTGGGGACTGCAATAGCGCGGTTCGTCCAGCTGACCATCGAATTGAAGTCCGACGCCGACAGATCGGCGCGCTTCCCCACCCTGGGAGCGATCGGATTCGCGGGCGTGGCGGCGGCGATGATGCTCCTCCGCAATCTCGTCAGGCGGAGGTAA